The Flavobacteriales bacterium genomic sequence CATTCATGATCCACGGACTCTTCAATGCCTTCATTGACCAGGATAAAATGGCCGTACTTGTATTTGGTGCCCTGGGCGGCCTTACAGCCATGGACCTGAAGAACGCACGAACCCATGAAGCCTGAAGGTCGGCAAGGTATAGGGCGCTACCTGCTGTGGACCGTCTGGTGCCTGGTATTGATGGCACTCACAGAAGCGGCATACCGTTATCAATGGTTCGACTTCTACCAAACAGAACTTGTTCACCTCAACCCACCCAAAGACCTGACGCCTGACAATACACGCAAAACCGTTCTGGTAATGGGCGACTCCTTTTCCGCATCGGCACCCTCCTATGTGGATGTACTCCGGAAACGTCACCCTCAATACCGCTTCGTGAACAGTGCCGTACCGGGAACGTGTGTCATACAAGCCGGCTACATGGCGCCCGGCCGAATCGCAACATTCAACCCGGACATTTTGATCTGCCAGATATACTGCGGCAACGACCTTTGGGATATCCGTCACAGCTATACATCGCCGAGCCGCCTGCGCAACCTGTACTGGCAAATGAGTGACCATATGCGGGTACTGGGCTGGATCAATTACAAGCTTGCACTGTGGGCCACGGGAGAAAATGACAGCCTGCTGATACAGGCCAAACAGAAAGAATCCTTTTCTCCGGATGACTACTCACCCCGTGAAAAGATCATCCTGTCCAGCGAACCGGACCTGGTTGCCTCTACCCTCTCCCTGCTGAATGAAAGAAATGAGGATTTTAACAAACTTTGCCATAGCTTTGATGAAATTGTTGATGTGGTGTCTCCCCGAACCCAAACCTTATTTTTGATTATTCCTCATGCCATGCAGGTTGATAGCTCTTACTGGCAAAGATGGCGGCAATTGGGCGCTACCGGTGATGTAGCGATCGATACCCTGCCCTCTTCGTTCACCCATCAGCTGGCCGAACATTTCTCCCGAAACAAAAACGTGCATGTGCTGGATGCCACCCTGGCGCTGAGGACAGGAGAAAAACAACAGGCTGTTTATTTCGCCAATGATCCTCACCTGACGCCCTATGGTCAGCAGGTGGTGGCCGATTTCATATCAGAACATGGCCTGACACATTGAACGTATTTCGGAAATACGGGCCTCCCCTGATCGTCAATACCTCCGCTGCGATGGTGTTGATTGCGCTGCGCTTTTTTCATTTCGGACCGGAACTTGACAACCCGCATGTATGGCGACAGTCGGATGTGGCCTTTGTAATCCGCGATTTTTACCGCCATGGCGTGGATCTGTTGCACCCGGCGGTATGCTGGATGGGTAACCATAAAACCCTCATCTTCGATTTCCCCATTTACCAGGCCATTACTGCCTTGTTATCCGGCCTGATGGGACCCTCACTCATCACCGCACGACTGGTGGCCCTCATGTTCTTTGTCTTCAGCGCACGCTACCTGTACCTCATCGCCGTTGAACTGCTCGACATTCCCTCAGGCCGTGTTGCACTGCTGATCTACCTCATCACACCCCTGTCGCTGTTTTATTCACGTGCCGTACACGTCGACTTCACCGCCATGTGCTTCTCCCTCGGCATGACCTACCATTACTTGCTTGCCATCCGGAACAACAACATGAAGCATCTGCTCATCGGTACCGCACTCGCCCTGTTCGCCTGGCTTGTGAAAGCACCCTATGTCTTTTATATGGTGTTCCCACTGGCATGGGAATACTTCCGGCAACCCAACAAAAAATGGCTGTTGTTCAGGTCTCCGTTGCTGCTCATTCCTATTGCTGCATTCTGGGCCTGGACCCGCCATGTATACCAGGTAAACGGGGAGGCACCCGACTGGCATTTCATTCCAAACTACCGGCTGTTCAACGACAACAGTCATTGGTACTACGGAACATGGCAACAACGAACCGACCCGGAAAACTGGCTGTTGCTCATCCGGCGACTACAAAATGAAGCAGCCGGTTGGATCACCAGCGGGCTGGCGATTCTGGGTGTGTTCTTCAGCCTCCGGATCAAAAAAAATGCGACCCTGTTGCTCTGGCTGCTAGGGGTTGTGGTTTACCTTGTCATTTTCTTCAACCTGAATGTGATTCACAATTATTACCAGATCCCGTTCGTGCCGCTCATCGCCATCTTTGCATCCGTAGGTATCCAACGCGGCCTTGCATTCGCATCCCGCAGTGACAAACGACTTACCATTGCCATCATCCTGATGGCCATTACCGGCGAAAACCTGTTGTTCGCCGAACAGAACTATTACGGCAAACCCGATGGCCTTTATTCAGTCGGACATGTCATCAACCAGGAAACACCGCCGAATTCACTGGTACTCGTTTCATCAGGCGGACTCACCGTTCATTGCCCGATCATCCTCTATGCAGCCGACCGCACCGGTTGGTCGGTGCCGGCCCAGGACCTTTCAGCAAAAATCGCATTGAAACTCTACCAGGAAGGTTGCCGGTACATCATACTTCACAGACCCGATCTGCCGGGTGGCGAGTTCGAGCAGTTCATCACTTACTTCTCATGGAAGAAAGTCATGGCACCGGATGAGCAGGAAGTGATCATTTGCGACATGACCAAAAAGGCGGATGGAAGTCCGTACAACGGTTTTGACAACACCCCATCCGTCAACGACACGCCGTAACGCGGAAAAGCAGGAATTGCTCCCGCCACTTTTTATTTTTTTCCGTCAACTGCAGCGTACACCCGTTTTGTTCAGCCAGGTTACCTATCAATGGCACATCACAGTTTTCCGACAAGATCATCCATGCAAATCCATCCTTTGAAAGATGCGAGGGTAATTGCATAAACAGATTCCTGAAGTAGTCGTGCTCGCGGCCGCAATACCAAGCGTGCTCACTGAGGTTACCCGGATCTTTGGCGTAATAGGGTGGATTGATAAGTACACGATCAAATGCCATTCCGGTATATGCCGAAAACAGGTCCGATTCACATACGCAGGCAGACACACCATTTGCACAAACATTCTCCATCGCATTCCGCACCGCATCCGGGTGAATGTCACAGGCATAACATGCACCTCCTTTCAATGCGGCCTGTACGGTCAGAATGCCCGAACCACAACCCAGCTCAAGCACACGAAGCCCTGACAGATCAATACCCTGCAGCATGTCCAGCAAAATCCGGGTTGAATGGGTTAAAGAGGGATGAAACACACCCGGTTTGATCACCACCCGGATTTCACCATAGCTGTATTTACGAGGCACTGAAAAGTACCAGGCAGCACCTTTTTTCAGCACCGGATGAACCATACGTTTCAGCAAATCGGTCACCATGGCTATTCGGCGTAAAAACCTTCCTTTTCAGGGCGGCGGTACTTCCATATTTTTTGCAGGAGTTTTACTTCCAGCGGTTGTTCATATATGCCACTGTGATAGCGCCACCCCGAGGCCATGCGCATCACCGTTTTCTTCCATCCGCGAATACGGAAATCAGATGCGGTGGGATGGTAACCGTTGAGCACGGTCTCGAAGTTGCGGATGCGATCTACCGCCGCTCGTGTGAGCCAGGGCGTCAGCGGATTCCTTCGAAGGTCGAAGTTCTCCCAGGAGGGAGATAACCAATCTTCCAGGTGCTGCGGAAATTGAAACCCTGCCTCTGATACCTCTTTGAACAAATCAGAACCTTCGGTCGGCACCGGACTGTAGGTATAGATGATGATTTCCGCCTCTGGGTTGATCTCTTTGATCTCCCTGATAAACGCAATGTCCTCATCAATCTGCTTCAGTACCTCTACTTCCGTTTCGGCCGGAAGTCCCAACACAAAAGAATATTCCGGAACAATCCCGATGCGTTTCAACCGCGCCGCAAAGTCTTTGATCTGCTGCCCGGTTTGCGTACCGCCCTTATCCATCCTTTTCAACACCTCATCATTGCCGGTCTCGGCACCGAAAAAAATCATTTTGCAACCGGCATCTCTTATTTTTTGCAACGACTCATCACTGTACTTGTGCAACGTATCAATCCTTCCCTCGCCCCACCATTGCATGCCTTCGGATGCGATCAGTTCCGCAAACCGCACCGTACGCGCTTCGCTGACAAAAAAGTTGTTATCGTGAAATTCAATGGCGTCGGCACCGTAGGTTTTTTTCAGGTGCATCACATCACGGTGGATCCTTTCTGCAGACATACCCTTCCACCTTGCCTTGTATATAGGCACCACCGCGCAAAACGAGCAGGTGAACGGACACCCGAAGCTGGAATGATACGCAATGGTACGCTTGCCAAGAAAAGTCCGCCCGAGGTAACGATGCATGTCGTAAAAACCCGACAGGTAATCGTACGGCAGCGCAGGCAACGCATCCATGTCCGGCAACTGTGCGGCCGGATTCCGGATGACCTGACCCTCTTTTTTGTAGATCAGGTTTTGAATGGACGACACATCACTGCCCGCCTTCACCGCTTCCAACAATGTCGGGAATGCATGGTCTCCCGGACCATGTATGATGTAATCCACCCAACCCGAATCCATCACCGTCTTATATTGGTTTGTAGCGAAATACCCGCCCCAGATAACCACAAGCTCCGGGTACCTGGCCTTCATATGTTTGGTAATGGGAATGGCCTGACGGAGTTGCGGACCAGGCATACAGGTCAGCGCCAGCACAGCGTATTCACCTGTTGCCAGGTAGGCATCTATGACTTCCTCCGGATCCGGTTCGAGGTTGCCGTCAACAAACACATACGGAACCTGCCCGT encodes the following:
- a CDS encoding SGNH/GDSL hydrolase family protein, with the translated sequence MKPEGRQGIGRYLLWTVWCLVLMALTEAAYRYQWFDFYQTELVHLNPPKDLTPDNTRKTVLVMGDSFSASAPSYVDVLRKRHPQYRFVNSAVPGTCVIQAGYMAPGRIATFNPDILICQIYCGNDLWDIRHSYTSPSRLRNLYWQMSDHMRVLGWINYKLALWATGENDSLLIQAKQKESFSPDDYSPREKIILSSEPDLVASTLSLLNERNEDFNKLCHSFDEIVDVVSPRTQTLFLIIPHAMQVDSSYWQRWRQLGATGDVAIDTLPSSFTHQLAEHFSRNKNVHVLDATLALRTGEKQQAVYFANDPHLTPYGQQVVADFISEHGLTH
- a CDS encoding glycosyltransferase family 39 protein; the encoded protein is MNVFRKYGPPLIVNTSAAMVLIALRFFHFGPELDNPHVWRQSDVAFVIRDFYRHGVDLLHPAVCWMGNHKTLIFDFPIYQAITALLSGLMGPSLITARLVALMFFVFSARYLYLIAVELLDIPSGRVALLIYLITPLSLFYSRAVHVDFTAMCFSLGMTYHYLLAIRNNNMKHLLIGTALALFAWLVKAPYVFYMVFPLAWEYFRQPNKKWLLFRSPLLLIPIAAFWAWTRHVYQVNGEAPDWHFIPNYRLFNDNSHWYYGTWQQRTDPENWLLLIRRLQNEAAGWITSGLAILGVFFSLRIKKNATLLLWLLGVVVYLVIFFNLNVIHNYYQIPFVPLIAIFASVGIQRGLAFASRSDKRLTIAIILMAITGENLLFAEQNYYGKPDGLYSVGHVINQETPPNSLVLVSSGGLTVHCPIILYAADRTGWSVPAQDLSAKIALKLYQEGCRYIILHRPDLPGGEFEQFITYFSWKKVMAPDEQEVIICDMTKKADGSPYNGFDNTPSVNDTP
- a CDS encoding methyltransferase, with translation MVTDLLKRMVHPVLKKGAAWYFSVPRKYSYGEIRVVIKPGVFHPSLTHSTRILLDMLQGIDLSGLRVLELGCGSGILTVQAALKGGACYACDIHPDAVRNAMENVCANGVSACVCESDLFSAYTGMAFDRVLINPPYYAKDPGNLSEHAWYCGREHDYFRNLFMQLPSHLSKDGFAWMILSENCDVPLIGNLAEQNGCTLQLTEKNKKWREQFLLFRVTACR
- a CDS encoding B12-binding domain-containing radical SAM protein, encoding MQTGKVILFNPRSAGAKHRIPNSILQVAASIHGQVPYVFVDGNLEPDPEEVIDAYLATGEYAVLALTCMPGPQLRQAIPITKHMKARYPELVVIWGGYFATNQYKTVMDSGWVDYIIHGPGDHAFPTLLEAVKAGSDVSSIQNLIYKKEGQVIRNPAAQLPDMDALPALPYDYLSGFYDMHRYLGRTFLGKRTIAYHSSFGCPFTCSFCAVVPIYKARWKGMSAERIHRDVMHLKKTYGADAIEFHDNNFFVSEARTVRFAELIASEGMQWWGEGRIDTLHKYSDESLQKIRDAGCKMIFFGAETGNDEVLKRMDKGGTQTGQQIKDFAARLKRIGIVPEYSFVLGLPAETEVEVLKQIDEDIAFIREIKEINPEAEIIIYTYSPVPTEGSDLFKEVSEAGFQFPQHLEDWLSPSWENFDLRRNPLTPWLTRAAVDRIRNFETVLNGYHPTASDFRIRGWKKTVMRMASGWRYHSGIYEQPLEVKLLQKIWKYRRPEKEGFYAE